From Wolbachia endosymbiont (group A) of Longitarsus flavicornis, the proteins below share one genomic window:
- the gatA gene encoding Asp-tRNA(Asn)/Glu-tRNA(Gln) amidotransferase subunit GatA, which translates to MNELRKLSITQMHDGLKKKSFSAVELVKAHISAVENEKLNAFITKTPEIAMKAAKAADEHFSRQKDDLISPLMGIPVGIKDLFCTKGIKTTACSRMLENFVPTYESTVSDLLLKSGAAMLGKLNMDEFAMGSANTNSYFGPVENVWIRKSDGEKVVPGGSSGGSAASVAGFLCAGALGSDTGGSVRQPAAYCGVVGIKPTYGRCSRFGMIAFASSLDQAGVITRSVSDSALMLEAICGYDTKDSISSEKPVPKFSSFINGDVKGKRIGIPKEYRMDGISEEIVHNWEKVASYLKENGAEVVDVTLPHTKYAIPVYYLICSAETSSNLARYDGVRYGFRVDADTLEEMYSLTRAEGFGKEVKRRILIGAYALSSGHYNEYCEKAQCIRALIRNDFIKAFEKIDYILVPSAPTEAFGLNEKPDPLIMCINDVFTVPASLAGLPAISVPVGLSNEGLPLALQVIGNYYDEAGILNVASVIEQNCGRTISTDFHPKGCHSSV; encoded by the coding sequence ATGAATGAACTAAGAAAGTTAAGTATTACACAAATGCATGACGGGCTCAAAAAAAAGAGTTTTTCTGCCGTTGAACTTGTAAAGGCGCACATTAGTGCGGTTGAAAATGAGAAATTAAATGCATTTATAACAAAAACCCCAGAGATAGCAATGAAAGCTGCTAAAGCTGCAGATGAACATTTCTCTAGGCAAAAGGATGATTTAATCTCGCCGCTCATGGGTATACCAGTTGGCATCAAAGATCTATTCTGTACAAAAGGAATAAAAACAACAGCATGCTCAAGAATGCTGGAAAATTTCGTTCCGACTTATGAATCTACAGTATCTGACTTGCTTTTAAAAAGTGGAGCAGCCATGCTCGGTAAGCTTAATATGGATGAATTTGCTATGGGTTCTGCGAACACAAACAGCTATTTTGGCCCTGTTGAAAATGTGTGGATTAGAAAAAGTGATGGGGAAAAAGTTGTTCCTGGTGGATCATCTGGTGGATCTGCAGCATCGGTGGCTGGATTTTTATGCGCTGGAGCACTAGGGAGTGACACCGGTGGATCTGTACGCCAACCAGCAGCTTATTGTGGAGTAGTTGGAATAAAGCCAACTTATGGAAGATGCTCGCGTTTTGGTATGATTGCATTTGCGAGTTCTCTAGATCAAGCAGGAGTCATTACTCGTTCTGTCTCTGATTCAGCATTAATGCTGGAAGCAATTTGTGGCTATGATACAAAAGATTCAATATCAAGCGAAAAGCCAGTGCCTAAATTTTCTAGCTTTATAAATGGCGATGTCAAGGGTAAGCGTATTGGTATACCAAAAGAATATAGGATGGATGGAATTTCAGAGGAAATAGTCCATAATTGGGAGAAAGTTGCTTCCTATTTAAAAGAAAATGGCGCTGAAGTTGTTGACGTTACTCTGCCACATACTAAATATGCAATACCAGTCTATTATTTAATTTGTTCTGCTGAAACTTCGTCCAATCTTGCTCGTTATGACGGTGTGCGTTATGGGTTCAGGGTTGATGCTGATACCCTTGAAGAAATGTATTCACTAACAAGAGCAGAAGGTTTCGGTAAAGAGGTGAAAAGAAGAATTTTAATTGGTGCTTATGCGCTTTCCTCAGGTCATTACAATGAATATTGCGAAAAAGCACAGTGTATCAGGGCATTAATCAGAAATGATTTTATAAAAGCGTTTGAAAAAATAGATTACATACTTGTGCCATCTGCTCCAACAGAAGCTTTTGGCTTAAATGAAAAGCCAGATCCGCTAATTATGTGCATCAATGATGTGTTTACTGTGCCAGCAAGTCTGGCAGGATTGCCTGCTATTTCTGTTCCCGTTGGGCTCTCCAATGAGGGTTTACCACTTGCCTTGCAAGTAATTGGAAATTATTACGACGAAGCTGGAATATTAAATGTGGCAAGTGTGATAGAGCAAAATTGCGGCAGAACAATTAGCACTGATTTCCATCCAAAAGGGTGTCATTCCAGCGTGTGA
- the terL gene encoding phage terminase large subunit, which translates to MNFLKFIELCFQTVVPGCEYNNYRYIKVIADRLEAASAGEVKRIIFNMPPRSMKSLCVSVAWPAWILGNQPTARIIVASYSQRLSEKHSLDTRCVMQSSWYRALFPEIELSKDQNTKYKFQTVQRGFRIATSVGGTLTGEGGDFIIVDDPLSPTQALSETFRKRATNWFDQTLVARLNNRKKGVIVLVMHRLHQEDLTGHLLSKPKNIWNHTCLPMISENKEIIYSIKKPAPPFLVPVTRVTTNEYKSWITASSARMTPPVILYSREEGQLLYPLDGGKEEVEMIKVELGSYAFAAQYQQNPLPLSSGIIKREWLKRYRNFPDSLSYVTQSWDTAVSTSSMSNFSVCTTWTKVGNKFYLLDVYRAKLEYPKLKEQVLSLAARWTPHAILIEAKTSGQQLVQELKANSDLPIIEIMPHDDKLTRFYQIVPTIESGKVFLPHQAVWLNDFEYEILMFPETRHDDQVDSTVQYLQWVRNSTSRVAALRAL; encoded by the coding sequence ATGAACTTTCTAAAATTCATTGAGTTATGCTTTCAAACGGTAGTGCCGGGATGTGAGTATAATAATTATCGGTACATAAAAGTCATAGCAGATAGGCTGGAAGCGGCGAGCGCTGGTGAAGTGAAACGAATAATATTCAATATGCCTCCGCGTTCAATGAAGTCCCTGTGCGTGAGTGTTGCGTGGCCTGCATGGATACTGGGAAACCAACCAACTGCGAGAATAATAGTTGCAAGTTATTCTCAGCGGCTCAGCGAAAAGCACTCGCTCGACACCAGGTGCGTGATGCAGTCTAGTTGGTATAGAGCGCTATTTCCAGAGATAGAACTATCCAAAGATCAGAATACCAAATACAAATTTCAAACAGTGCAGAGAGGATTTAGAATCGCAACGTCCGTTGGAGGGACGTTAACAGGTGAAGGTGGTGATTTCATCATCGTGGATGATCCACTGAGTCCCACCCAAGCTTTGAGTGAAACGTTTAGAAAGCGTGCTACAAACTGGTTTGACCAGACTTTAGTAGCCAGGCTCAACAATAGAAAAAAAGGAGTAATTGTTCTTGTGATGCATAGGCTACATCAAGAAGATTTAACCGGGCACCTTCTCTCCAAACCGAAAAACATATGGAACCATACTTGTTTACCGATGATATCTGAAAATAAGGAGATTATCTATTCAATCAAAAAGCCAGCGCCTCCTTTTCTTGTTCCTGTCACCCGAGTAACTACAAATGAGTACAAAAGCTGGATTACAGCATCAAGTGCTAGAATGACACCACCCGTAATATTATACTCAAGAGAAGAAGGTCAGTTGCTATATCCCCTCGATGGAGGAAAAGAAGAAGTTGAGATGATAAAGGTTGAACTTGGGAGTTACGCTTTTGCTGCACAATATCAACAGAACCCTCTGCCACTTTCAAGTGGTATAATTAAACGAGAGTGGTTGAAGCGCTATAGAAATTTTCCTGATAGTCTCTCATATGTCACTCAGAGCTGGGACACTGCAGTTTCAACAAGCAGCATGAGCAACTTTAGCGTCTGCACCACCTGGACAAAAGTGGGCAATAAATTCTATTTACTTGATGTATATCGCGCAAAGCTTGAGTATCCAAAGCTTAAAGAGCAAGTTTTGTCCTTAGCAGCAAGATGGACACCACACGCAATTTTAATCGAAGCAAAAACAAGTGGTCAGCAATTGGTGCAAGAGCTAAAAGCAAATAGTGATTTACCAATTATCGAAATAATGCCACATGATGACAAACTCACTCGATTTTATCAAATTGTTCCGACTATAGAGTCTGGCAAGGTTTTTCTGCCGCACCAAGCAGTATGGCTGAATGATTTTGAGTATGAAATTTTAATGTTCCCAGAAACGCGCCACGACGACCAAGTGGATAGTACCGTGCAATATTTGCAGTGGGTGAGAAACAGTACCTCTAGGGTCGCAGCTTTACGGGCATTGTGA
- a CDS encoding IscS subfamily cysteine desulfurase — protein sequence MNVESKKIHDAKIKLPIFLDYQSTTKVDPRVLEVMIPYFGEFSNAHSRSHSFGWTAEEAVEKARKHIADLVNADSKEIIFTSGATESNNTAIKGVAHFYKNKGNHIITVCTEHKCVLDSCRHLENEGFKVTYLPVKQNGIIDLSKLEEAITDKTILVSVMMVNNEIGVIQPVKEIGKICRKHNIFFHTDAAQSFGKVPIDVNEMCIDLMSLSSHKIYGPMGIGALYVRRKNPRVRLIPLISGGGQERGMRSGTVPTPLAVGFGEAARIAREEMKKETTRVEELRDILYNKIKEAFPDIVLNGDYENRIPGNLNLSFPYVEGESLIMAIKDLAVSSGSACTSASLEPSYVVRSLNNGHDLEHSSIRFGLGRFTTKEEVLYAADLVAKNVGRLREMSPLWEMVQEGVDLNTVKWDSH from the coding sequence ATGAATGTTGAAAGTAAAAAAATACATGATGCTAAAATAAAATTACCAATATTTCTTGATTATCAATCTACTACTAAAGTAGATCCCCGTGTTTTAGAGGTGATGATACCTTACTTTGGTGAGTTCAGTAATGCACACTCTCGCAGCCATTCATTTGGTTGGACTGCTGAAGAAGCAGTGGAAAAAGCAAGGAAACATATCGCTGATCTGGTGAACGCAGATAGCAAAGAAATTATCTTTACCTCAGGTGCAACTGAGTCAAATAATACGGCAATCAAGGGTGTTGCTCACTTTTATAAAAATAAAGGAAATCATATAATAACTGTCTGCACGGAGCATAAGTGTGTTCTGGATTCTTGTCGGCATCTGGAAAATGAAGGCTTTAAAGTTACATATTTGCCTGTTAAGCAAAACGGAATTATAGATTTATCAAAGCTTGAGGAAGCAATTACTGATAAAACAATCCTGGTTTCAGTGATGATGGTAAATAATGAAATCGGAGTAATTCAGCCTGTAAAGGAGATTGGTAAAATATGCAGAAAGCATAATATATTCTTCCATACAGATGCAGCTCAAAGCTTTGGAAAAGTTCCAATTGATGTTAATGAGATGTGCATTGATCTCATGAGTCTCTCTAGCCACAAAATTTATGGACCTATGGGAATAGGTGCATTATATGTACGTAGAAAGAATCCTCGTGTTAGGCTGATACCACTAATTAGTGGTGGTGGACAGGAAAGAGGCATGCGTTCTGGAACAGTTCCAACACCTCTTGCAGTTGGTTTTGGTGAAGCGGCACGTATTGCTAGAGAAGAAATGAAAAAAGAAACAACTAGAGTGGAAGAATTAAGGGATATTTTGTATAACAAGATAAAAGAAGCGTTTCCTGATATCGTTTTAAATGGTGATTATGAAAATAGAATTCCTGGCAACCTAAACTTGAGCTTTCCCTATGTTGAGGGTGAGTCTCTCATCATGGCAATCAAGGATTTAGCAGTAAGTTCTGGTTCTGCGTGCACGTCTGCGTCTCTTGAGCCTTCCTATGTAGTACGGTCGCTAAATAATGGCCATGACCTTGAGCATTCATCAATTAGATTTGGCCTAGGCCGATTTACAACTAAAGAAGAAGTTTTGTATGCAGCAGATCTTGTTGCTAAAAATGTTGGCCGACTGAGAGAAATGAGCCCACTTTGGGAGATGGTACAAGAAGGAGTAGATTTGAACACCGTGAAATGGGACTCTCATTAA
- the dxr gene encoding 1-deoxy-D-xylulose-5-phosphate reductoisomerase — MKKVSVLGSTGSVGKKTVDLLSKRKEEYQVEALSAHSNFALLAHQAKLLNAKYVAISDERLYKDLKESLLGTDVKIAIGATNVAAIPVDLSVVAIVGIAGLGPVMEVIESGTKVIALANKESIVCGGKLLLKKAKEKNVQIIPIDSEHNAIFQILQNDDKCVEKIILTASGGPFLNYSLEQLRNVMVDKALSHPTWNMGKKISVDSATMMNKALEIIEAHNLFNISPDKIEAIVHPESIVHGIVVYKDGFNFAVLAETDMAIPISYALSWPERSALNYKLDLTKQGKLTFQEPDHKHFPVLKLSMEVLNSSTPQANSIVLNAANEIAVNEFLKSRIGFLEIVEVVESTMESFGSYTDINSLSDIINIDCESRIIAHKIVESKVVAYS; from the coding sequence GTGAAAAAGGTTTCAGTTTTAGGGTCAACAGGAAGTGTTGGAAAAAAGACTGTAGATTTGCTCTCAAAGAGAAAAGAAGAATACCAAGTGGAAGCACTAAGTGCCCATTCGAACTTTGCTCTACTGGCACACCAAGCAAAACTGCTAAATGCAAAATATGTTGCTATCTCCGATGAAAGGCTTTACAAAGATTTGAAAGAAAGTTTACTTGGTACAGATGTAAAAATAGCAATTGGTGCTACAAATGTTGCTGCTATACCTGTTGATCTCTCAGTTGTTGCAATAGTTGGCATTGCAGGCCTTGGGCCAGTTATGGAAGTTATAGAAAGCGGTACCAAAGTCATTGCATTGGCAAACAAAGAAAGCATTGTTTGCGGTGGAAAGTTATTACTCAAAAAAGCTAAAGAAAAAAATGTACAAATAATCCCTATTGACTCTGAGCACAACGCAATTTTTCAAATTTTGCAAAATGACGACAAATGCGTAGAAAAGATCATACTTACTGCTTCTGGTGGACCATTCTTAAATTATAGCCTTGAGCAATTAAGAAATGTTATGGTAGATAAGGCGCTTAGTCACCCCACTTGGAATATGGGAAAGAAAATCTCGGTTGATAGCGCAACAATGATGAATAAGGCACTAGAGATAATAGAAGCACATAACTTGTTTAACATCAGCCCGGATAAAATTGAAGCAATAGTGCATCCTGAGTCAATAGTACATGGAATCGTAGTTTATAAGGATGGTTTCAACTTTGCTGTGCTTGCAGAGACTGACATGGCAATTCCTATTTCATATGCTCTATCTTGGCCGGAAAGATCAGCTTTAAATTATAAACTAGACCTAACAAAGCAAGGAAAATTGACCTTTCAAGAGCCAGACCATAAGCATTTCCCTGTGCTAAAGCTTAGCATGGAAGTGTTAAACTCTTCTACTCCACAAGCAAATAGTATTGTGCTCAATGCTGCAAATGAAATAGCTGTTAATGAATTTTTGAAGTCACGAATCGGCTTTTTGGAAATAGTAGAGGTAGTGGAATCAACAATGGAAAGTTTTGGTAGTTATACCGATATTAATTCACTATCTGATATAATAAATATTGATTGTGAAAGTCGTATTATTGCTCACAAAATTGTTGAAAGTAAAGTTGTTGCGTATAGCTAG